One window of Cervus elaphus chromosome 2, mCerEla1.1, whole genome shotgun sequence genomic DNA carries:
- the LOC122674196 gene encoding pregnancy-associated glycoprotein 2-like: MKWPVLLGLVALSECIVIIPMTKMKTFQETVLEEIMAKHFLEEQSYSLPQDTTLDHNFSSHPLRNFLNMAYIINITIGTPPQEFSVIIDTSSSDLWVSFIHCQAPSCSKHLRYNPKTSSSFQSDEGKPIKLSYGSGSITGVLATDTVRIGRLIAKSQTFVLSMNQLSGALEHAPFDGIMGLAYPSLAIQGTTPIFDTLNKNGIISEPVFAFFISSWPQKSSLLMLGGVEHAYHKGALKWVPVTQAGLWQITVDRISMNRKVIACSGGCQAILDVGSPYLFGPTDIVRSIQRSINPSPLQNEQRLILCNRTMTLPPVIFTINGMDLPVSRRYYIQKISEDICFITFNGGTENISPSETWVLGDIFLRAYFTVFDRGNNRIGLARSV; this comes from the exons ATGAAGTGGCCTGTGCTCCTCGGGCTGGTGGCCCTCTCAGAGTGCATAGTCAT AATCCCTATGACAAAGATGAAGACATTTCAAGAAACAGTCTTGGAAGAAATTATGGCAAAACATTTCCTGGAGGAACAATCTTATAGCCTGCCCCAGGACACTACTCTTGACCACAACTTCTCATCTCACCCCCTGAGGAACTTCTTGAAT ATGGCCTACATCATCAACATCACCATTGGAACACCGCCTCAAGAGTTCAGTGTCATCATTGACACCAGCTCGTCTGACTTGTGGGTTTCCTTCATCCACTGCCAAGCTCCCTCCTGCT CTAAACACTTGAGATACAACCCTAAGACGTCCAGCAGCTTCCAATCTGACGAGGGGAAACCCATCAAACTCAGTTATGGATCTGGAAGCATAACGGGAGTTCTTGCCACTGACACGGTTCGG ATTGGGCGACTTATTGCCAAGTCACAGACATTTGTCCTCAGCATGAACCAGCTCAGTGGGGCCTTGGAACATGCACCTTTTGATGGCATCATGGGCTTAGCCTACCCCAGCCTCGCCATCCAAGGGACCACCCCCATCTTCGACACCCTGAATAAAAACGGAATCATTTCTGAGCCTGTCTTTGCCTTTTTCATAAGCAG cTGGCCGCAGAAGAGCAGCTTGCTGATGCTTGGTGGGGTGGAACATGCCTACCACAAGGGAGCTCTCAAGTGGGTACCGGTGACCCAAGCCGGCTTATGGCAGATAACTGTGGACCG CATCTCCATGAATAGAAAAGTGATTGCTTGTTCCGGCGGATGTCAGGCCATTTTGGATGTCGGGAGCCCATATTTGTTTGGCCCAACTGACATAGTCAGAAGCATCCAGAGGAGCATCAACCCCAGCCCCCTCCAGAATGAGCAG CGATTGATTTTGTGTAACCGTACCATGACCCTGCCTCCTGTTATCTTCACCATCAATGGCATGGACTTGCCAGTGTCCCGTAGATACTACATCCAGAAG ATTTCTGAAGACATCTGCTTTATAACCTTTAATGGGGGCACAGAAAACATAAGCCCCTCAGAGACCTGGGTCCTGGGTGACATCTTCCTGAGAGCATATTTCACAGTTTTTGATCGGGGAAACAATAGGATTGGCCTGGCTCGCTCAGTGTAA